One Littorina saxatilis isolate snail1 linkage group LG1, US_GU_Lsax_2.0, whole genome shotgun sequence genomic window carries:
- the LOC138977590 gene encoding galactose-1-phosphate uridylyltransferase-like isoform X2: protein MSGSFDPSEHPHIRYNPLRDDWVLVSPHRSKRPWQGQVEKAEEAVIPRHDPKNPLCPGATRPNGKVNPNYEGTYVFTNDFQAILEETPKPEPSDDPLFQTAQAQGTCKVMCFHPWSDITLPLMELKDIRKVVDTWAEINADLGKTYTWVQIFENRGSAMGCSNPHPHCQVWSSSFLPNELAAKERTQRVYKEKHGKPLLVDYLDKELKKQERLVLETAHWVWLVPYWAVWPYETMLLPRRHVLRIEDLTDEERNDLALMLKKLLTKYDNLFETSCPYSMGWHGAPTGEWLKKDCSHWQLHALYYPPLLRSATVKKFMVGYEMLAQPQRDLTAEQAADKLKKLPDQHYKEKKG, encoded by the exons ATGTCGGGGTCTTTTGATCCGTCAG AACATCCACATATTCGCTACAACCCCCTGCGGGATGACTGGGTGCTGGTGTCCCCACACCGTTCAAAGCGGCCATGGCAAGGCCAGGTGGAAAAGGCGGAGGAAGCAGTCATTCCAAGACATGACCCTAAGAATCCACTCTGCCCTGGCGCCACACGCCCCAATGGAAAG GTAAATCCAAACTATGAAGGGACCTATGTCTTCACAAATGACTTTCAAGCTATCTTGGAAGAAACGCCCAAGCCAG AGCCGAGTGATGACCCCCTGTTTCAGACGGCGCAGGCTCAAGGAACATGCAAGGTCATGTGCTTCCATCCCTGGTCGGACATAACCTTGCCCTTGATGGAACTCAAGGACATTCGCAAGGTCGTGGACACATGGGCAGAGATCAATGCTGACCTTGGAAAAACTTACACGTGGGTGCAG ATCTTTGAAAACCGGGGCAGCGCCATGGGATGTTCCAACCCACACCCTCATTGTCAG GTGTGGTCCAGTTCATTCCTGCCCAACGAGCTAGCAGCCAAAGAAAGAACTCAGAGGGTGTACAAAGAGAAACACGGCAAACCTCTGCTGGTGGACTATCTGGACAAAGAACTGAAGAAACAGGAGCGCCTTGTGCTGGAGACAGCTCACTGGGTGTGGCTGGTTCCCTACTGGGCTGTGTGGCCCTACGAAACTATGCTGTTGCCACGACGACACGTGCTGAGGATAGAGGATTTGACTGATGAGGAGAGAAATG ACCTGGCCTTAATGTTGAAGAAACTGCTGACCAAGTATGACAACCTTTTTGAAACCTCCTGCCCTTACTCCATGGGGTGGCATG GAGCGCCTACAGGAGAGTGGCTGAAGAAGGACTGCAGTCACTGGCAGCTGCATGCCCTGTACTACCCACCCCTGCTGCGCTCGGCCACCGTGAAAAAGTTCATGGTGGGGTATGAGATGCTGGCACAGCCACAGCGTGACCTCACTGCTGAACAG GCTGCTGACAAACTCAAGAAGCTTCCTGATCAACACTATAAGGAAAAGAAGGGATGA
- the LOC138977590 gene encoding galactose-1-phosphate uridylyltransferase-like isoform X1, with protein MTYNFLSFTEHPHIRYNPLRDDWVLVSPHRSKRPWQGQVEKAEEAVIPRHDPKNPLCPGATRPNGKVNPNYEGTYVFTNDFQAILEETPKPEPSDDPLFQTAQAQGTCKVMCFHPWSDITLPLMELKDIRKVVDTWAEINADLGKTYTWVQIFENRGSAMGCSNPHPHCQVWSSSFLPNELAAKERTQRVYKEKHGKPLLVDYLDKELKKQERLVLETAHWVWLVPYWAVWPYETMLLPRRHVLRIEDLTDEERNDLALMLKKLLTKYDNLFETSCPYSMGWHGAPTGEWLKKDCSHWQLHALYYPPLLRSATVKKFMVGYEMLAQPQRDLTAEQAADKLKKLPDQHYKEKKG; from the exons ATGACTTACAATTTTCTCTCGTTTACAGAACATCCACATATTCGCTACAACCCCCTGCGGGATGACTGGGTGCTGGTGTCCCCACACCGTTCAAAGCGGCCATGGCAAGGCCAGGTGGAAAAGGCGGAGGAAGCAGTCATTCCAAGACATGACCCTAAGAATCCACTCTGCCCTGGCGCCACACGCCCCAATGGAAAG GTAAATCCAAACTATGAAGGGACCTATGTCTTCACAAATGACTTTCAAGCTATCTTGGAAGAAACGCCCAAGCCAG AGCCGAGTGATGACCCCCTGTTTCAGACGGCGCAGGCTCAAGGAACATGCAAGGTCATGTGCTTCCATCCCTGGTCGGACATAACCTTGCCCTTGATGGAACTCAAGGACATTCGCAAGGTCGTGGACACATGGGCAGAGATCAATGCTGACCTTGGAAAAACTTACACGTGGGTGCAG ATCTTTGAAAACCGGGGCAGCGCCATGGGATGTTCCAACCCACACCCTCATTGTCAG GTGTGGTCCAGTTCATTCCTGCCCAACGAGCTAGCAGCCAAAGAAAGAACTCAGAGGGTGTACAAAGAGAAACACGGCAAACCTCTGCTGGTGGACTATCTGGACAAAGAACTGAAGAAACAGGAGCGCCTTGTGCTGGAGACAGCTCACTGGGTGTGGCTGGTTCCCTACTGGGCTGTGTGGCCCTACGAAACTATGCTGTTGCCACGACGACACGTGCTGAGGATAGAGGATTTGACTGATGAGGAGAGAAATG ACCTGGCCTTAATGTTGAAGAAACTGCTGACCAAGTATGACAACCTTTTTGAAACCTCCTGCCCTTACTCCATGGGGTGGCATG GAGCGCCTACAGGAGAGTGGCTGAAGAAGGACTGCAGTCACTGGCAGCTGCATGCCCTGTACTACCCACCCCTGCTGCGCTCGGCCACCGTGAAAAAGTTCATGGTGGGGTATGAGATGCTGGCACAGCCACAGCGTGACCTCACTGCTGAACAG GCTGCTGACAAACTCAAGAAGCTTCCTGATCAACACTATAAGGAAAAGAAGGGATGA